In Zobellia roscoffensis, the following are encoded in one genomic region:
- a CDS encoding 3'-5' exonuclease: MNLFKKRKKNYPDFWMEYEAKFEKKASYTIPEIRFVVFDTETTGFDYDDDRVLSIGALSIKNNSIQISDSFEAFLYQHFYHAKNIEIHGILQEERQERITELEALIQFLEYIGNSVLVAHHAGFDKNMINHALNRHGMPNLKNKFLDTSVLYKRTLINSPLLPVKPQYSLDELAEKFDISKKDRHTALGDAYITAIAFMKIVQKLKTKKNFSAKKLLK, encoded by the coding sequence ATGAATTTATTTAAGAAACGAAAAAAAAACTACCCTGATTTTTGGATGGAATACGAGGCCAAATTTGAAAAAAAGGCATCATACACCATTCCCGAAATTCGCTTTGTGGTGTTTGATACCGAAACTACTGGATTTGATTATGATGATGACCGAGTACTGTCTATTGGTGCGCTGTCAATAAAAAATAACAGCATTCAAATAAGTGATAGCTTTGAAGCATTTTTATATCAACATTTTTACCATGCTAAGAACATTGAGATTCACGGTATTTTACAGGAAGAACGCCAGGAACGTATAACCGAACTGGAAGCCTTGATTCAATTTTTGGAATACATAGGAAATTCCGTTTTGGTAGCCCATCATGCAGGATTTGATAAAAACATGATTAACCACGCTTTGAATCGCCATGGCATGCCGAACCTAAAAAATAAATTTTTGGATACTTCCGTACTCTACAAAAGAACGTTAATTAATTCTCCTCTCTTACCGGTTAAGCCACAATACTCACTAGACGAGCTTGCAGAAAAATTCGACATATCTAAAAAAGATCGCCACACCGCATTGGGTGATGCTTATATTACGGCTATTGCTTTCATGAAAATTGTTCAAAAGTTAAAAACGAAGAAGAATTTCTCAGCTAAAAAACTATTAAAATAA
- a CDS encoding DUF294 nucleotidyltransferase-like domain-containing protein has translation MKNTISARVADFLKNYPPFNEVATKELESLSEEVSIVYKVKGEVIFTIDEEAHQYFYVVHKGAVVLTKEPNDEVVDLCDEGDIFGLRPLIANENYKIGAKAYEETILYAIPITDFKPVIKKYGAVGTFLIESFASNTRNPYSKSYRGKLYDATSPTEGNQINDKELLDLQGVPYSKKLITCSENTTIKTIASKMTEKKVGSVLVVNDKLPVGIITDKDLRNKIATGLFPITTRAKNIMSSPVITYPKKMTVTQAQMAMMKSNISHLCLTLDGTPNTEAVGIISKHDIMFELGNNPAVLIKAIKRANGFKKLKAVRRRIMSLLQGYLDQNIPLTLTSKIISELNDACIKQIIKIALNKMDAPPPVKFAWLAMGSQGRSEQLLHTDQDNALVFENVPDDQLTETREFFLDLAKIVTKGLFDIGYEYCPAEMMASNPDWCLSLSEWKERTLHWITNPGPDQVLLSSIFFDYNLSYGETSLVNDLSAHLFETTDKYPNFFLHLASGALQSPSPSGFFRSFLVEEDGEYKDFFDLKRRALMPLIDGARVLILSHKVKLINNTAERFEKLAELEPNNEELFLACSYATKALLKFRTKHGLLHNDSGRFIALTKLTKEEKIKLKRCFKTIKDLQELLKIRFKVTNLLG, from the coding sequence ATGAAGAATACGATTTCTGCTCGCGTTGCCGATTTCCTTAAAAACTACCCCCCATTTAACGAGGTAGCCACTAAAGAGCTGGAAAGCTTATCTGAAGAAGTAAGTATTGTCTACAAAGTAAAGGGTGAGGTTATATTTACCATAGATGAGGAAGCGCACCAGTATTTTTACGTGGTACACAAAGGCGCCGTGGTACTTACCAAAGAGCCCAATGACGAGGTGGTAGATTTATGTGATGAGGGAGATATTTTTGGCCTACGCCCTCTAATAGCCAATGAAAATTATAAAATTGGAGCCAAGGCCTATGAAGAAACCATTCTCTATGCAATTCCTATAACAGACTTTAAACCTGTTATTAAAAAATATGGCGCAGTGGGTACTTTTCTAATTGAGAGTTTCGCCTCTAATACTAGAAACCCTTATTCAAAAAGCTATAGAGGAAAACTTTACGATGCTACTTCACCAACCGAAGGAAACCAGATAAATGACAAAGAACTACTTGACCTGCAAGGTGTACCTTACTCTAAAAAACTAATAACATGCTCTGAAAATACCACCATAAAGACTATAGCTAGTAAAATGACGGAGAAAAAGGTAGGGTCTGTACTGGTTGTAAACGATAAGCTTCCCGTGGGTATAATCACAGATAAGGATTTGAGGAATAAAATTGCTACTGGCCTTTTCCCCATTACCACTAGGGCGAAAAATATAATGAGTTCACCGGTAATTACATATCCAAAAAAAATGACAGTGACACAAGCCCAAATGGCCATGATGAAAAGTAACATCAGCCATTTGTGCCTTACTCTAGATGGAACCCCAAATACAGAAGCTGTAGGCATTATTAGCAAACATGATATTATGTTTGAACTGGGCAATAACCCAGCAGTACTTATAAAAGCCATAAAAAGAGCCAATGGTTTTAAAAAACTAAAAGCGGTCCGCAGAAGAATTATGAGCTTGCTTCAAGGGTATTTAGACCAAAACATACCTCTAACCCTTACATCAAAAATCATTTCAGAGCTCAATGATGCTTGTATCAAGCAAATTATTAAAATCGCCTTGAACAAAATGGACGCTCCGCCACCTGTTAAATTTGCATGGTTAGCCATGGGAAGCCAAGGGCGTAGTGAACAGTTGCTACATACCGATCAAGATAATGCCTTAGTTTTTGAAAATGTGCCTGATGACCAACTAACCGAAACTCGAGAATTCTTCTTAGACTTAGCCAAAATTGTAACCAAAGGACTTTTTGATATTGGATATGAATATTGTCCGGCAGAAATGATGGCGTCCAACCCTGATTGGTGCTTAAGCCTTTCGGAATGGAAAGAGCGTACCCTTCATTGGATTACAAACCCTGGTCCGGACCAAGTGCTACTTTCGTCCATATTTTTTGATTACAACCTTTCCTATGGCGAAACTAGCTTGGTTAACGATTTGAGCGCACACCTTTTTGAAACTACGGATAAATACCCTAATTTCTTTTTACACTTGGCCAGCGGAGCATTGCAAAGTCCATCACCTAGTGGTTTTTTTAGAAGTTTTCTTGTTGAAGAAGATGGTGAGTATAAAGATTTTTTTGATTTAAAACGAAGAGCATTAATGCCCTTAATAGATGGTGCTCGTGTTCTGATTTTATCCCACAAGGTGAAATTGATCAACAATACGGCAGAACGATTTGAAAAATTGGCAGAATTAGAGCCCAACAACGAGGAATTATTTTTAGCCTGTTCCTATGCCACCAAAGCTTTATTAAAGTTTAGGACAAAGCATGGTCTATTGCATAATGATTCTGGTAGGTTCATTGCTCTAACCAAACTTACTAAAGAGGAGAAGATTAAACTAAAACGTTGTTTTAAAACCATTAAAGACCTCCAAGAACTTCTTAAAATTCGTTTTAAAGTAACAAACCTACTCGGCTAA
- a CDS encoding FUSC family protein: MGKIRGDIMSSFREFLQFLKSTDFSKAVLVGLTVSTPILLGLYFDQLEVGLAICFGALWSAPSNASGSFRHKRIAILSATVLVVVISFIGGYLDLSAYILIPILGVLSFSLAYISVFGFRATLVSFSGLLALILSFAHDPLLLNTYEYALFVGVGSLWYFLAVVAWHYLNPKGEIEEIFTETYLLTSKFLKVRGQLVEPDSDRKKLLSELNKLQEQLIEKHEILREMLVLNRKKSSHSVYRGKKLLVLAQLVEMLETAISNPVNYSRMDMVFNKHAHYKEGFQELIYKISEQLEKIAYSARSKKGLSFHIKLQPYLDKISADINELKSAPKKENLSPYLMFQNLYEYQEKQVELLNKINWILNEAKTEELRFIDEDYVRKFIAAQDYHPRNLISNFNLKSSSFRHALRLAVTAMVGYGIGTIFDFQKPYWILLTIIIILRPSYGLTKTRSKDRIIGTLIGATIAFVIVSLFQNIYVFAALGLVSLVMAFSMLQRNYKTAATFVTLSVIFIYGIMLPDIMEVIQFRILDTVLGAVLSFAATLVLWPSWSFLNINTNLRSCLVANRNFLDEIAAFYNQKEKEPTTLRISRKKAFHETSNLSVAFQEMVQEPKSKQKKVNEVYELVTLSHAFLSSLASLSSYIQNHCTTEASDGFKSAVAHIEENLRRAIDVLAHVETKDDFSLKHQKQSFESNRSKFNTITWDFENAVKVGEERNLQEAHLILGQLRWLFSLSGKILNLALKIETEISNKS, translated from the coding sequence TTGGGAAAGATTAGGGGTGATATAATGAGCAGTTTTAGAGAATTTCTTCAATTTTTGAAAAGCACGGATTTTTCAAAAGCTGTTTTGGTAGGATTGACCGTTAGCACCCCTATTTTGTTAGGATTATATTTTGATCAGTTAGAGGTGGGGCTGGCTATTTGTTTTGGAGCATTATGGAGTGCACCCAGTAATGCAAGCGGGAGTTTTAGACATAAAAGAATAGCTATACTTAGTGCTACAGTATTGGTGGTAGTTATTAGCTTTATTGGGGGGTATTTAGATTTATCTGCCTATATATTGATTCCTATTCTTGGGGTTCTTTCTTTTTCATTGGCGTATATATCCGTTTTTGGGTTTAGGGCTACATTGGTTAGTTTTTCGGGGCTATTAGCGTTGATTCTTAGTTTTGCACATGACCCTCTGCTACTAAATACTTATGAATACGCTCTATTTGTAGGGGTTGGAAGTTTGTGGTATTTCTTGGCAGTGGTAGCTTGGCACTATTTAAATCCAAAGGGAGAGATTGAGGAAATATTTACAGAGACCTACCTTTTGACCTCTAAGTTTTTAAAAGTAAGAGGACAACTCGTTGAACCAGATTCTGACCGTAAGAAGCTCTTATCAGAATTAAATAAGCTGCAGGAACAACTCATTGAAAAGCATGAAATATTGCGAGAAATGCTTGTTCTCAACCGAAAAAAATCTAGTCACTCCGTTTACCGTGGAAAAAAACTATTGGTTCTTGCGCAATTGGTAGAAATGCTTGAAACAGCCATATCTAACCCTGTTAATTATAGCCGAATGGATATGGTGTTTAACAAACACGCACATTATAAAGAGGGTTTTCAGGAGCTTATTTATAAAATATCCGAGCAATTAGAAAAAATAGCATATTCGGCTAGGAGCAAAAAAGGCTTATCATTTCATATAAAATTGCAGCCCTATTTAGATAAGATCTCCGCAGATATTAATGAATTAAAAAGTGCGCCTAAAAAAGAGAATCTTAGCCCATATTTAATGTTTCAAAACCTCTATGAGTACCAAGAAAAGCAGGTGGAATTGCTTAATAAAATCAATTGGATACTAAATGAGGCTAAAACAGAGGAATTACGTTTTATAGACGAGGACTACGTGCGTAAGTTTATAGCTGCTCAAGATTATCATCCCAGAAATCTAATTAGTAATTTCAATTTAAAGTCTTCTAGTTTTAGACATGCATTACGCTTAGCGGTTACGGCAATGGTAGGGTATGGAATTGGTACTATTTTTGATTTTCAGAAACCGTATTGGATTTTGCTAACCATCATTATTATCTTAAGACCCAGTTACGGACTTACTAAAACCAGGTCTAAAGATAGAATTATAGGTACGTTAATAGGTGCTACTATTGCTTTTGTTATTGTTAGCCTTTTTCAGAATATTTATGTTTTTGCGGCTTTGGGTCTTGTTTCTTTGGTTATGGCATTTTCTATGTTGCAAAGGAACTATAAGACTGCGGCTACCTTTGTTACCCTTAGTGTTATTTTTATCTATGGTATTATGTTGCCGGATATTATGGAGGTAATTCAATTTAGAATTCTAGATACGGTATTGGGAGCTGTATTATCATTTGCTGCTACTTTGGTGCTTTGGCCTTCCTGGAGTTTTTTGAATATTAATACTAATCTAAGAAGTTGCTTAGTTGCCAATAGAAATTTTTTAGATGAAATAGCAGCTTTTTACAATCAAAAGGAAAAAGAGCCCACTACTTTACGTATAAGTCGAAAAAAGGCTTTTCATGAAACTTCTAATTTGAGTGTAGCTTTTCAAGAAATGGTTCAAGAGCCTAAGTCAAAACAAAAAAAGGTAAATGAGGTTTATGAATTAGTAACACTTAGCCATGCTTTTTTGTCCTCATTGGCATCTTTAAGTTCTTATATCCAGAACCATTGTACTACAGAGGCCTCAGATGGTTTTAAATCTGCGGTAGCACATATTGAGGAAAATTTAAGAAGAGCAATAGATGTATTGGCCCATGTAGAAACAAAAGATGATTTTTCTCTTAAACATCAAAAACAATCCTTTGAGAGTAACCGTTCAAAATTTAATACAATAACGTGGGATTTTGAAAATGCGGTAAAAGTGGGGGAGGAACGTAATTTACAAGAGGCTCATTTAATACTTGGTCAATTACGATGGCTTTTTTCGCTCAGTGGAAAAATACTGAATTTGGCCTTGAAAATAGAAACAGAAATAAGTAATAAATCTTAA
- a CDS encoding response regulator yields the protein MINSILLVDDNTATNFIHETYLNRVKCAENVLSFTMGKKAIEYLQSLKTFPELIFVDINMPTMDAWEFMEIYETLDISLKINTRVILLTTSIIPSDKEKMKQFSEIDAMMYKPLNENAIKGIMTEHFNLTL from the coding sequence ATGATTAATTCTATTTTATTGGTAGACGATAATACTGCTACTAATTTCATTCATGAAACCTATTTAAACCGTGTAAAATGTGCGGAAAACGTACTCTCTTTTACTATGGGAAAAAAAGCGATCGAATACCTACAAAGCCTAAAAACATTTCCAGAACTGATATTCGTAGACATAAATATGCCTACAATGGATGCTTGGGAGTTTATGGAGATTTATGAAACTTTAGATATCTCATTAAAAATCAATACAAGGGTTATTCTATTGACCACCTCCATTATTCCATCGGACAAAGAAAAAATGAAACAATTTAGTGAAATAGATGCCATGATGTATAAACCTTTAAATGAAAATGCCATTAAGGGTATTATGACTGAACACTTTAACCTAACACTTTAG
- a CDS encoding chemotaxis protein CheB, giving the protein MEETDSLVTKPREKTSIKNKFSIIGIGASAGGLEALKSFFDNLPVKFPHSFVVVQHLSPDYKSLMSELLSKNTDMPIIEVKEKTVIKPSTVYLLTPKKNIFIKDGFLILEDKPKTRTLNLPIDLFFKSLAREMTNKAVAVILSGTGSDGTSGARDIKEYGGMVMVQSPDQAEFDSMPQNAINTNLVDYILPTEQMGEEIKRFIQHPAVYGSLEENILGDEETLVKILNFLNSQTKLDFEYYKRPTLVRMIARRIGINRLNTLQEYKEYLFERPEEAHILVREFLVGVTSFFRDPLVWEALTSEVIPKIISSKKKEDTIKCWCVGVSSGEEAYSLAIVINEILAKFNKKNLVKIFATDIEKNHLNDASKGMYNESTVANISEKRLVLNFTKKGDYYQVNENIRRMVIFSKHNVLKDPPFNKMDLSMCRNMLIYLQPAAQNRALDVLHYSLNMNGILVLGSSESLGQQKNAFNELYRKQKIYCNIRPAKILGLQQYNSGKSQKNPFGLRNLSHERNTRQHIVEALSDNLDLAAIVIDSNFNIVDAFGDLNNYISLPNKGFSMNLLKMVPESVATVLSYSLRKVGGTSQKLKHENLNFSTGKKPTLANMHVAAFLNPLNNNPSNYLVIIKPGDIQAVLPPRSEDDDSPQNIRENELETELKETRESLKNMIEEVETSNEELQATNEELLASNEELQSTNEELQSVNEELHTVNTELQEKLEELASLNSDLDNLFESTDIGTIFLDNNLRIRKFTPSVAKHFNLLSSDINRPLEHFASTFHKNNYKTFISDIKKVIYNGTSQQNEVKDAKGRWFLQKIVPFRDGAGKIEGATLSYVDINELKSAEQKLKYQLLAFEQTSDSFWDYNLVEGSYYVSKSIRHILGYEEHEVDESAEFWNKYTHPDDLVAQEAIMEKHLATQGKFPYAVETRYKHKLGHYVTLLLRGKLVEWTPEGKPKRMLGTTTDVSMLKKMPKLEKELLDKNMVFEQVLEITLAGFWDWNIQENTEYLSPTFKQMFGYEDDEMENTPEAWQKIIHPEDLPGVLATFDAHVASKGKVPYDNEVRYFHKNGGIVWVWCKGQIIEWGENGEPIRMVGSHINITNLRQLSQSNKELERFAYVASHDLQEPLRTISDFVALFKDEYIKLLDNKAATYLEFIEEASARMGELVKVILAYSKIGSDTEKGTVDLNSIVKNVEKDLRIRIESTHANIITKELPKITGHKIELHSLFLNLIGNSIKFVDTAINPIIEIGAIPSEKGHHIYVKDNGIGIDKKNQDRIFEVFKRLHNQEDYEGTGIGLAHCKKIVELHNGKIWVESKINKGSTFHFSLNL; this is encoded by the coding sequence ATGGAAGAAACTGACTCCCTTGTAACTAAACCTAGAGAAAAAACCTCTATTAAAAATAAATTTTCAATCATTGGAATCGGCGCGAGTGCCGGAGGATTAGAAGCTTTAAAGTCTTTTTTTGACAATCTTCCCGTGAAATTTCCACATAGTTTTGTTGTGGTTCAACATTTAAGTCCGGACTACAAAAGCCTTATGAGCGAGCTATTGTCTAAGAATACGGACATGCCCATAATAGAAGTCAAGGAAAAGACCGTAATTAAACCTAGTACGGTATATCTTTTGACCCCAAAAAAGAATATTTTCATAAAAGACGGATTTTTAATTTTAGAGGATAAACCCAAAACCAGAACCTTAAATTTACCTATTGATTTATTTTTTAAATCACTCGCACGGGAAATGACCAACAAGGCCGTTGCCGTTATCCTTAGTGGTACTGGAAGTGATGGTACCTCTGGCGCCAGAGATATTAAAGAATATGGTGGCATGGTCATGGTACAAAGCCCAGATCAGGCAGAGTTTGATAGTATGCCTCAAAATGCTATCAATACCAATCTAGTAGATTATATTCTTCCCACGGAACAAATGGGTGAGGAAATAAAAAGATTTATTCAACATCCCGCTGTTTATGGATCTTTAGAAGAGAACATTCTAGGTGATGAAGAAACTCTTGTCAAAATCCTAAACTTTTTAAATAGTCAGACCAAATTAGATTTTGAATATTACAAAAGACCAACTTTGGTTCGTATGATTGCCAGAAGAATTGGCATTAATCGCTTAAATACGCTACAAGAATATAAAGAATACTTGTTTGAAAGACCCGAAGAAGCCCATATCCTAGTAAGGGAGTTTCTAGTAGGAGTTACCAGTTTTTTTAGAGACCCTCTTGTATGGGAAGCCTTGACCTCTGAGGTTATCCCCAAAATAATATCTAGCAAGAAAAAGGAAGATACTATAAAATGTTGGTGCGTTGGAGTGAGCAGTGGTGAAGAAGCCTATTCTTTAGCTATAGTTATCAATGAAATACTCGCCAAATTCAACAAAAAGAACTTGGTTAAGATTTTTGCTACGGACATTGAAAAAAATCACCTGAACGATGCATCGAAAGGCATGTACAATGAAAGTACAGTTGCCAATATTTCCGAAAAAAGATTGGTTTTGAATTTTACCAAAAAAGGAGATTATTACCAAGTGAACGAAAACATAAGGCGCATGGTAATATTTAGCAAGCACAACGTTCTTAAAGACCCACCGTTCAACAAGATGGATCTATCCATGTGCCGTAACATGCTTATTTATCTACAACCGGCAGCGCAAAATAGAGCCCTAGATGTTTTACATTACTCACTTAACATGAACGGTATATTGGTGCTAGGCAGTAGTGAATCCTTGGGGCAGCAAAAAAACGCCTTTAACGAACTGTACAGAAAACAAAAAATATACTGCAATATTAGACCTGCCAAAATTCTTGGTCTACAGCAGTACAATTCAGGTAAAAGCCAAAAAAACCCATTCGGTCTAAGGAATCTTAGTCATGAAAGGAATACCAGACAACATATAGTAGAAGCACTCAGTGACAATCTTGATCTTGCAGCCATAGTTATAGATAGTAATTTTAATATTGTTGATGCATTTGGAGACCTTAACAACTATATAAGTCTCCCCAATAAAGGATTCAGTATGAACCTATTAAAAATGGTTCCTGAGAGTGTTGCCACTGTTTTAAGCTACTCACTTAGAAAAGTTGGAGGTACGAGCCAAAAATTAAAGCATGAAAATTTAAATTTCTCAACTGGAAAAAAGCCAACGCTTGCAAATATGCATGTAGCCGCCTTTTTAAACCCGCTAAATAACAACCCTTCCAATTATTTGGTTATTATAAAACCTGGGGACATCCAAGCAGTACTGCCCCCCCGAAGTGAAGACGATGATTCCCCTCAAAATATTAGAGAGAACGAACTAGAAACTGAATTAAAAGAAACTAGGGAGAGTCTAAAGAATATGATCGAAGAGGTAGAAACCAGCAATGAAGAATTGCAGGCTACCAATGAAGAACTTTTAGCATCAAATGAAGAACTACAGAGTACCAATGAAGAACTGCAGAGTGTAAACGAAGAGTTGCACACGGTCAATACGGAACTTCAGGAAAAACTTGAGGAGCTTGCTTCACTTAATTCAGATCTGGATAATCTTTTCGAAAGCACGGATATTGGCACTATATTTTTAGATAATAACCTCAGAATACGAAAATTTACACCTAGCGTTGCCAAGCATTTTAATTTACTGTCCAGTGATATTAACCGTCCTCTAGAGCACTTTGCTAGTACTTTTCATAAGAATAATTATAAAACCTTTATATCTGACATTAAAAAGGTAATCTACAATGGTACTTCACAACAAAATGAAGTAAAAGATGCCAAAGGACGTTGGTTCTTACAGAAAATTGTTCCTTTCCGTGATGGGGCCGGTAAAATTGAAGGGGCTACTCTTAGCTATGTTGACATTAATGAACTTAAATCTGCCGAGCAAAAACTAAAATATCAATTGCTTGCTTTTGAACAAACTTCTGACAGCTTCTGGGATTATAACTTAGTAGAGGGCTCCTACTATGTGAGTAAATCAATTCGTCATATTTTAGGTTATGAAGAACATGAAGTTGACGAGAGTGCGGAATTTTGGAATAAGTACACCCACCCAGATGATTTAGTGGCCCAAGAAGCTATCATGGAGAAACATTTAGCTACCCAAGGTAAATTTCCTTACGCTGTTGAGACGAGATATAAGCACAAACTAGGCCATTACGTAACTTTATTGCTCAGGGGTAAATTAGTGGAATGGACACCAGAAGGCAAACCTAAAAGAATGCTCGGTACCACAACCGATGTTTCTATGCTTAAAAAGATGCCAAAACTTGAAAAGGAACTCCTAGATAAAAATATGGTGTTCGAGCAGGTTCTGGAAATAACCCTAGCCGGATTTTGGGATTGGAATATACAAGAAAACACAGAGTACCTAAGTCCTACCTTCAAGCAAATGTTCGGTTACGAAGATGATGAAATGGAAAACACGCCCGAAGCTTGGCAAAAAATAATTCATCCTGAAGATCTTCCTGGTGTACTTGCAACTTTTGATGCTCACGTAGCCAGTAAGGGAAAAGTACCTTATGATAATGAGGTTCGCTATTTTCATAAAAACGGAGGTATTGTATGGGTCTGGTGTAAAGGCCAAATTATAGAATGGGGAGAAAATGGTGAACCCATACGAATGGTGGGAAGTCATATCAATATCACCAACCTTAGACAACTTTCTCAAAGTAACAAAGAACTAGAACGCTTTGCCTATGTGGCCAGTCATGATCTACAGGAGCCATTACGAACCATTAGCGACTTTGTTGCTCTATTTAAAGATGAATATATTAAGTTGTTAGACAATAAAGCAGCCACGTATTTAGAATTTATAGAAGAAGCTTCCGCAAGAATGGGAGAGTTGGTAAAAGTAATTTTAGCCTATTCAAAAATTGGAAGTGATACTGAAAAAGGAACCGTAGACCTTAATTCCATAGTTAAAAATGTAGAAAAAGATTTACGTATCCGTATTGAATCTACCCATGCAAATATTATCACCAAAGAATTACCAAAAATAACAGGTCACAAAATTGAACTACACTCACTTTTTCTCAACCTAATTGGTAACTCTATAAAGTTTGTGGATACCGCAATCAATCCAATTATTGAAATAGGGGCCATACCTTCTGAAAAAGGACATCACATTTATGTAAAGGACAACGGAATCGGAATCGATAAAAAAAATCAAGATCGTATTTTTGAGGTTTTCAAAAGGTTACACAACCAAGAAGACTATGAAGGAACGGGTATAGGCCTAGCCCATTGTAAAAAAATAGTTGAGCTACATAACGGAAAAATCTGGGTAGAATCAAAAATTAATAAAGGAAGTACTTTTCACTTCAGTTTAAATCTATAA